The Liolophura sinensis isolate JHLJ2023 chromosome 6, CUHK_Ljap_v2, whole genome shotgun sequence genomic sequence GACTACATCTGAACTGAAGAGGTTCGCTATGAGCCGATTGCAGATAAGATGAGCAGGAACAGATTTTATAAGATAGCGGCCTATCTTCATTTTGTGGACAATGAGGCCGTTACAGAAGACCAGAGGAAACAGGACCGCGTGTGGAAACTCCGACCGTGGCTGACATCACTCCGTGATAATTTCGGAACTGTTAGCTCTAGTGAAGAACACCAGTGTATTGACGAAATTATGGTAGCATTCAAAGGACGTTCTGCGCTAAAGCAGTACATGCAAAAAAAGCCGAAAAAGTGGGGGTTTAAGTTGTGGGCTCGTTGTAGTTCCTCTGAGTTCTGTCACGACTTTGCAGTCTATCAAGGGAAAGGCACGGGGATGGACGAACAGTATGCGCCTAATTGTGGTCTTGGTGGGAATGTCGTTTTGCAGCTTTGTGAATCATTGCTTCGTAATCACCAATACAAAATTTTCAGTGACAACTACTTCACAAACTTCGAAATGGTGGTCCAGATTACAAAACGCAACTATGGACAGTTCCTTGGAACAATTCAGACTAATCGTTGTCATAAAGCACCCCTCAAGACTGAGAAACAATTAGCACTTACTGGTAGAGGTTCAATGGATAGCGTTTATGAGAAGGACAGGAATCTGGTAGTTGTTAGGTGGAATGATAATAAATCAGTCACTCTGTTGAGCACATACATTGGTACTGAACCTATTGATACAGTGAAGCGATATGATAAGGCCCAGAAGAAGCATATTGAGGTGGAGAGACCAGCCGTAGTGAAAATGTATAATTCTAATATGGGAGGTGTAGATCTACTCGATATGATGTGTACGCTGTACAAAAGACAGCTCAAAAGCAAGCGTTGGTATCTCTACATCTTCTATCACACGCTCACAATCTGTATGGTAAATGCTTGGTTTTTGTGTCGGCGTGATTGCAAGCTCACTGGCACTAACGTCAAACTTGCACTGAAGAAATTTCAAGCAACAGCAGCTGATGCACTTATTAAGAAAGGCAAGCCGAATCGTGGGCGACCATCGGCTACATTCTTGACATCACCTCCAGCAAAGAAACAGAAGGTAACGCCAGCACCCGTTGCCGATGTGAGGTACGACCTTGTTGATCACTGGCCAGTACAACCAGGAAAGCGCAACCGTTGTAGATTCTGTCCTGCTGGATTTTCCTGGTGGCAGTGCTCCAAATGCAAAGTTCATCTGTGTATTTGCCCTGATCGCAACTGTTTTTTCGCTTACCACCATAAGTAAACTGTGCCGTTTTCAGCAAATTGCCATAAATCATACTACGGTGTTATTTTGTTGTCAGATCGTCATTGCTGGTTTAAGTTCCATTGTTCTTGTTATGTATTTGGTACCAATTGGACACAGAACACAAACATGCTTACCTACAAGCTGGATTGGAATTATTTCAACACTTCCATAAGAAA encodes the following:
- the LOC135467321 gene encoding piggyBac transposable element-derived protein 3-like, which translates into the protein MSRNRFYKIAAYLHFVDNEAVTEDQRKQDRVWKLRPWLTSLRDNFGTVSSSEEHQCIDEIMVAFKGRSALKQYMQKKPKKWGFKLWARCSSSEFCHDFAVYQGKGTGMDEQYAPNCGLGGNVVLQLCESLLRNHQYKIFSDNYFTNFEMVVQITKRNYGQFLGTIQTNRCHKAPLKTEKQLALTGRGSMDSVYEKDRNLVVVRWNDNKSVTLLSTYIGTEPIDTVKRYDKAQKKHIEVERPAVVKMYNSNMGGVDLLDMMCTLYKRQLKSKRWYLYIFYHTLTICMVNAWFLCRRDCKLTGTNVKLALKKFQATAADALIKKGKPNRGRPSATFLTSPPAKKQKVTPAPVADVRYDLVDHWPVQPGKRNRCRFCPAGFSWWQCSKCKVHLCICPDRNCFFAYHHK